In Prosthecomicrobium sp. N25, one DNA window encodes the following:
- a CDS encoding YciI family protein: protein MTKYLISFPSEAMALSAEDLALADVDSHAVIEEAKAAGVYVFGGGIAERISPVLVSADGSVSPDTYPGSRLTGGFTVLELPTRAEAVEWARKLAAACRCPQELREFMYDPAS from the coding sequence ATGACCAAATATCTGATCTCCTTCCCCAGCGAGGCCATGGCGCTTTCGGCCGAGGACCTCGCGCTCGCCGACGTCGACTCCCATGCGGTGATCGAAGAAGCCAAGGCCGCCGGGGTCTATGTCTTCGGCGGCGGCATCGCGGAGCGAATCTCCCCGGTGCTGGTCTCCGCCGACGGGTCGGTGTCCCCCGACACATACCCCGGCAGCCGCCTCACCGGCGGGTTCACCGTGCTCGAACTGCCGACCCGCGCGGAGGCCGTGGAATGGGCCCGGAAGCTCGCGGCCGCGTGCCGCTGCCCGCAGGAGCTCCGCGAGTTCATGTACGACCCGGCGAGCTGA